One Campylobacter sp. RM16192 genomic region harbors:
- a CDS encoding glycosyltransferase family 9 protein → MFFSNTAIGDTLFSTPVFRVFKQNFPNVKVVALLNPSNADLFKNNPFLDEIVLFNGR, encoded by the coding sequence ATGTTTTTTAGCAATACTGCTATTGGCGATACTCTTTTTAGCACTCCGGTTTTTAGAGTCTTTAAACAAAATTTTCCAAATGTGAAAGTAGTAGCTCTTCTAAATCCATCTAATGCGGATCTGTTTAAAAATAATCCATTTTTGGACGAGATTGTACTATTTAACGGACGATGA
- a CDS encoding glycosyltransferase, whose translation MKKITFLRMSSKAIGGAEIYLSRLINTLENKGIKCEIKNLNAPKFLSSWIKALIYNLQVKLSKNDNFYFSLERVSSADIYRAGDGVHKVYMKSKKFWFLNPLNFVIPALEKRCFLNSKKIIANSNFIKQQIIDVYNINENKIEVIYNGVKLQEDFNKTDAKQELCKELKLDEKIPIILFVGSGFKRKGAKELLNLLSKIKSNFQAIIIGKDKNLNSYISLAKSLNLEDRVKFLGARKDVDKFYKISDILIFPTHYEPFSNVVLEALSFKNAVITTAQNGAGEILKKEFVMSSANDENILNLLEKLLNEKEFLTSIQNDNFNLAKNFSIEKNAEKTLEIINANLH comes from the coding sequence ATGAAAAAAATAACATTTTTAAGAATGAGCTCAAAGGCAATCGGAGGGGCGGAAATTTATCTCTCGCGCCTGATTAACACGCTTGAAAATAAAGGCATAAAATGTGAGATAAAAAACCTTAATGCACCTAAATTTTTAAGCTCTTGGATAAAAGCCTTGATATATAATCTTCAAGTAAAATTAAGCAAAAATGATAATTTTTACTTCTCTTTAGAGCGGGTTAGCTCAGCAGACATCTACCGTGCAGGAGACGGGGTGCATAAGGTATATATGAAAAGCAAGAAATTTTGGTTTTTAAATCCTCTAAATTTCGTTATTCCTGCACTTGAAAAAAGATGTTTTTTAAACTCAAAAAAGATAATCGCAAACTCAAATTTTATTAAACAGCAGATAATTGATGTTTATAATATCAACGAAAACAAGATTGAAGTTATATATAACGGAGTTAAACTTCAAGAGGATTTTAATAAAACAGATGCTAAACAAGAGCTTTGCAAAGAGCTTAAATTGGATGAAAAAATACCTATAATACTATTTGTAGGAAGTGGCTTTAAGCGAAAAGGTGCAAAAGAGCTTTTAAATCTTCTTTCTAAAATCAAATCAAATTTTCAAGCGATAATTATCGGCAAGGATAAAAATTTAAACAGCTATATTTCTCTTGCAAAGTCGCTAAATTTAGAAGATAGAGTTAAATTTCTAGGAGCTAGAAAAGATGTTGATAAATTTTATAAAATCAGCGATATCTTGATCTTTCCTACCCATTATGAACCATTTTCAAATGTCGTTTTAGAAGCGCTTAGCTTTAAAAATGCCGTTATCACTACAGCTCAAAACGGAGCCGGTGAGATTTTAAAAAAAGAGTTTGTAATGAGCTCTGCAAATGATGAAAATATCTTAAATTTATTAGAAAAGTTACTAAACGAAAAAGAATTTTTAACCAGTATTCAGAATGATAATTTCAATTTAGCTAAAAATTTCAGCATCGAAAAAAATGCAGAAAAAACTTTGGAAATCATAAATGCGAATCTTCATTGA
- the waaF gene encoding lipopolysaccharide heptosyltransferase II, whose protein sequence is MRIFIELPTWLGDCIMATPAIESILLKFPKAKFTFFGSFAATELIKNHPNCEQILIDDSKKNKSRFLSIFKTAKTLGKFDIAISFRSSFTSRFLMFFLSAKRKFKFKKTKNITHQVKKYQNFIQQSLNLDIIHDELKLDFEPFKFEKKSIGLNPGASYGSAKRWYPEYFAEVAKEFSSEFEIVIFGSKSEAEICNKIEEILTKENIECENLAGKTDIKELCEKIGGIDIFITNDSGPMHIAAAYKVPTIAIFGPTKFKETSPWHNDKAHILHLNLKCAPCMKRVCPIGTHECMKELKPQMIIEAIRKNFKEILEKRASI, encoded by the coding sequence ATGCGAATCTTCATTGAGCTTCCGACTTGGCTAGGTGACTGCATTATGGCAACTCCAGCAATAGAAAGCATATTGCTTAAATTTCCAAAGGCCAAATTTACATTTTTTGGCTCGTTTGCAGCAACAGAACTTATAAAAAACCATCCGAACTGCGAGCAAATACTGATTGATGACAGCAAAAAAAATAAAAGTCGCTTTCTAAGTATCTTTAAAACCGCAAAAACTCTAGGCAAATTTGATATTGCAATTAGCTTTAGAAGTAGTTTTACAAGTAGATTTTTAATGTTTTTTTTAAGCGCGAAGCGAAAATTTAAATTTAAAAAGACAAAAAACATAACTCATCAAGTAAAAAAATATCAAAATTTCATACAACAATCACTAAATTTAGACATTATACACGATGAATTAAAATTAGATTTTGAGCCTTTTAAATTTGAAAAAAAGAGTATAGGACTAAATCCAGGCGCAAGCTATGGAAGTGCAAAAAGATGGTATCCTGAATACTTTGCCGAGGTTGCTAAAGAGTTTAGCAGTGAGTTTGAAATAGTGATTTTTGGATCAAAAAGCGAAGCCGAGATTTGTAATAAAATTGAGGAAATTTTAACCAAAGAAAATATAGAGTGCGAAAATTTAGCCGGAAAAACCGATATAAAAGAGCTTTGCGAAAAAATCGGCGGAATAGATATTTTCATAACAAACGACAGCGGTCCTATGCATATAGCGGCAGCTTATAAAGTGCCCACTATAGCTATTTTTGGACCAACAAAATTTAAAGAAACCAGTCCTTGGCATAACGATAAAGCACATATCTTGCATCTAAATCTAAAATGTGCGCCTTGCATGAAACGAGTCTGTCCAATTGGAACGCACGAATGTATGAAAGAGCTAAAACCACAGATGATTATAGAGGCTATAAGGAAAAATTTTAAAGAAATTTTAGAAAAAAGAGCATCTATATAG
- the gmhA gene encoding D-sedoheptulose 7-phosphate isomerase yields the protein MQIDNMIKSEMQGHRATIEATFAMHEDIKKACFMAVETLKNGGKVLLCGNGGSAGDAQHIAAELTGRYKTERKALAGIALTTDTSALTAIGNDYGYEFVFSRQLEALGRSGDLLIAISTSGNSSNVIRALEVAKELNIRTIGLSGKGGGAMNENCELNLVVPSSDTPRIQEMHILIGHIICQAIDDAF from the coding sequence ATGCAAATAGATAATATGATAAAAAGTGAGATGCAAGGACACAGAGCTACCATAGAGGCAACTTTTGCGATGCATGAAGATATTAAAAAAGCTTGCTTTATGGCAGTGGAGACCTTGAAAAATGGAGGTAAAGTCTTGCTTTGCGGAAATGGCGGAAGTGCAGGAGATGCACAGCATATAGCAGCCGAGCTAACAGGCAGGTATAAAACCGAAAGAAAGGCCTTGGCAGGTATTGCTCTAACGACTGATACCTCGGCTCTTACAGCCATAGGAAATGATTACGGATATGAGTTTGTATTTTCTCGTCAACTTGAAGCTTTGGGACGAAGCGGAGATCTATTGATAGCTATATCTACAAGCGGAAATAGCTCTAATGTAATAAGGGCGCTTGAGGTTGCAAAAGAGCTAAATATCCGCACAATAGGACTTAGTGGCAAAGGCGGTGGTGCTATGAATGAAAATTGTGAGTTAAATTTGGTTGTGCCATCAAGCGATACTCCAAGAATCCAAGAGATGCATATACTGATAGGACACATTATCTGCCAAGCAATTGATGACGCTTTTTAG
- a CDS encoding glycosyltransferase family 9 protein gives MKILLIRNDNIGDLICTTPAIEALRHKFEDAKIDIVVNSLNSCVVIKNPFLNKIYIYTKPKHKKSWKDKIWAFLGKCKILFQIYCQNYDVAVIFRSSYSPSAPIFARVSRAKRVIGVDHKYPKKFITDKIKFNHIPHEVMLCFDCLEPLGVYYNNEKTLFLPKNANDKFKNFVFFHISSRISENQLSIGKIEEIAKFLKEKFADVVLSSEDVEFGERASRLSRVDYLQTSSMDELANYLCKAKFLITLDGGVAHLGPALGLKTFVIFGKTNLTRWKPWGDDVYVLQDESGLAENVKLEDIYEIIN, from the coding sequence ATGAAAATTTTATTAATCAGAAATGACAATATCGGCGATCTAATCTGTACTACTCCGGCTATTGAGGCGTTAAGGCATAAATTTGAGGATGCGAAAATCGATATAGTTGTAAATAGTCTAAATTCTTGCGTTGTGATTAAAAATCCATTTTTGAATAAAATTTATATCTATACGAAGCCAAAACATAAAAAGAGCTGGAAGGACAAAATTTGGGCATTTCTTGGAAAATGCAAGATTTTATTTCAAATTTACTGCCAAAATTATGATGTAGCAGTTATTTTTAGAAGCTCGTATTCACCGTCTGCCCCAATTTTTGCTAGAGTTTCAAGAGCTAAAAGAGTGATTGGAGTAGATCATAAATATCCTAAAAAATTTATAACCGATAAGATTAAATTTAATCACATACCTCATGAGGTTATGCTTTGCTTTGACTGCCTGGAGCCTCTTGGAGTCTATTATAATAACGAAAAAACTCTGTTTTTGCCAAAAAATGCGAACGATAAATTTAAAAATTTTGTATTTTTTCACATATCTAGCAGGATTAGCGAAAATCAGTTAAGTATAGGTAAGATAGAAGAAATTGCTAAATTTTTAAAGGAAAAATTTGCCGATGTGGTATTAAGTAGTGAAGATGTTGAATTTGGCGAAAGGGCTTCTAGACTCTCCAGAGTTGATTATCTGCAAACTTCAAGCATGGATGAGCTTGCAAACTACCTTTGTAAAGCCAAATTTTTAATAACACTAGATGGCGGAGTAGCGCATTTAGGTCCGGCTCTTGGTCTAAAAACATTTGTAATATTTGGTAAGACAAACTTGACTCGCTGGAAGCCATGGGGTGATGATGTGTATGTTTTGCAAGACGAGAGCGGCTTGGCTGAGAATGTAAAACTTGAAGATATTTATGAGATTATAAATTGA
- a CDS encoding glycosyltransferase family 4 protein, translated as MVGIVAVLRGAKNHKLLIEAFNELNFKNSALVIVGDGPGENNLKAITNGKQNIFMLGNRSDVSEILPSFDIFVLPSKMEALGTAILEASSCAVSCIGSDAGGIIEAIRDKKTGLIFKSEDKESLKEALKSLIEDKNLIVMLGKNAREYVEQNFSIEKTVKDTEKLYENL; from the coding sequence GTGGTAGGCATAGTTGCGGTACTAAGAGGAGCGAAAAATCATAAGCTTTTAATAGAGGCTTTTAACGAATTAAATTTTAAAAACTCGGCCCTAGTTATCGTGGGAGATGGACCTGGTGAGAATAATTTAAAGGCTATAACAAATGGTAAACAAAATATATTTATGCTTGGCAATAGAAGCGATGTAAGCGAAATTTTGCCTAGTTTTGATATATTTGTCCTGCCTTCAAAGATGGAGGCCTTAGGAACTGCTATTTTAGAAGCTAGTAGCTGCGCAGTTTCTTGCATAGGAAGTGATGCTGGCGGGATAATAGAGGCAATAAGAGATAAAAAAACTGGACTTATCTTTAAAAGTGAAGATAAAGAAAGTCTAAAAGAGGCCTTAAAGAGCTTGATAGAGGATAAGAATTTAATAGTTATGCTTGGTAAAAACGCAAGAGAGTATGTGGAGCAAAATTTCTCTATAGAAAAGACGGTAAAGGATACTGAAAAATTATATGAAAATTTATGA
- the rfaE1 gene encoding D-glycero-beta-D-manno-heptose-7-phosphate kinase produces the protein MREVRVLVVGDLMLDHYIWGSCDRISPEAPVQVVKIKNETKRLGGAGNVVLNLLSLGTKVGVISVVGADEVGEEIIEILEKFGAKVEFIKRESSRISSIKSRVMATHQQVVRIDKESAEDIDCEDEVIAKFKENLKNYDVVLLSDYGKGVLTPRICNELINLANLAGISVLADPKGKNYSKYKNATLITPNKKEASEAVGFAIDSDESLEKAIKKLKDELNLKYSVITISEEGIALLKDDKAVKFPALAKEVFDVTGAGDTVLATLGYMLGLNDDIQKAIETANLAAAVVVAKVGSATASFEEINELVRRRTSVGFENKIKSLDELKEVLVNRGKKRLVFTNGCFDILHKGHAKYLAKAREFGDILVVGLNSDRSVRELKGESRPINSEDDRAFILAALGVVDYVVIFDELTPINLISALKPDILVKGADYEGKEVVGSNIVSDVRLVEFVEGKSTTNLVNRIQNANR, from the coding sequence ATGCGTGAAGTTCGTGTTTTAGTCGTTGGCGATTTGATGCTGGATCACTATATCTGGGGTAGTTGCGATAGAATTTCTCCTGAAGCGCCCGTGCAGGTCGTAAAGATAAAAAATGAGACTAAAAGGCTTGGTGGGGCTGGAAACGTGGTGCTAAATTTACTATCTTTAGGTACTAAAGTAGGTGTAATTAGTGTAGTTGGTGCAGATGAAGTCGGCGAAGAGATTATAGAGATTTTAGAAAAATTTGGGGCAAAGGTTGAATTTATTAAACGTGAGAGTTCTCGAATAAGCTCTATAAAAAGTCGTGTAATGGCGACTCATCAGCAGGTTGTAAGAATCGATAAAGAGAGCGCTGAAGATATAGATTGTGAAGATGAGGTGATAGCTAAATTTAAAGAAAATTTGAAAAATTATGACGTAGTTTTGCTTTCTGATTATGGAAAAGGTGTTTTAACACCTAGAATTTGCAATGAACTTATAAATTTAGCAAATTTAGCCGGGATTTCGGTGCTTGCTGATCCAAAAGGGAAAAACTATTCAAAGTATAAAAATGCAACTTTAATAACTCCAAATAAAAAAGAGGCTAGTGAAGCTGTGGGCTTTGCGATAGATAGCGATGAGAGTCTTGAAAAAGCTATTAAAAAGCTAAAAGATGAGCTAAATTTAAAATATTCTGTTATCACTATTTCAGAAGAGGGAATAGCACTTTTAAAAGATGACAAAGCGGTTAAATTTCCTGCACTTGCCAAAGAGGTTTTTGATGTTACTGGAGCAGGAGATACGGTGCTTGCTACGCTTGGATATATGCTTGGACTAAATGACGATATACAAAAGGCTATCGAGACTGCAAATTTAGCCGCCGCTGTTGTAGTGGCCAAGGTTGGAAGTGCGACTGCAAGCTTTGAGGAGATAAATGAGCTTGTTAGAAGGCGCACCAGTGTTGGTTTTGAAAATAAGATAAAGAGCCTTGACGAGCTTAAGGAAGTTCTTGTAAATCGTGGTAAAAAGAGACTGGTTTTTACAAATGGTTGCTTTGATATCTTGCACAAAGGGCACGCCAAATATCTAGCCAAGGCAAGAGAATTTGGAGATATTTTAGTTGTAGGGCTAAATTCGGATCGCTCGGTAAGAGAGCTAAAAGGAGAGAGTCGTCCGATAAATAGTGAGGACGATAGAGCCTTTATTTTAGCTGCTCTTGGAGTGGTTGATTATGTAGTGATATTTGATGAGCTTACGCCTATTAATTTGATATCTGCGTTAAAGCCTGATATCTTAGTTAAGGGTGCTGATTACGAAGGCAAAGAAGTTGTGGGAAGCAATATAGTCTCTGATGTGAGGCTCGTTGAATTTGTAGAAGGAAAAAGCACGACTAATTTAGTAAATAGGATACAAAATGCAAATAGATAA